A single Nicotiana tabacum cultivar K326 chromosome 5, ASM71507v2, whole genome shotgun sequence DNA region contains:
- the LOC142181307 gene encoding uncharacterized protein LOC142181307: MNSIKFDGLSYLTNSSNLQTNVNITVSADFSIKNPNAVSFKFNEATTSLIYDDRVIVEVLTPAANAKARRTFRMIVNVTVMVDKLSSIPRLASDLVARKLPLSMSTSINGRVKILVIKKRVGIQMNCNMIVDLQTQDAKNMDCKKKVSL; encoded by the coding sequence ATGAACTCAATCAAATTTGATGGGTTGAGTTATCTTACTAATAGTTCCAATCTACAAACCAACGTGAACATAACGGTCTCTGCAGATTTCTCTATTAAAAACCCTAACGCTGTCTCGTTCAAGTTTAACGAGGCAACTACTAGTCTGATATACGATGACAGAGTCATCGTAGAAGTCTTAACGCCAGCAGCGAATGCTAAGGCTCGACGAACGTTTCGAATGATCGTGAATGTCACAGTTATGGTTGATAAATTATCAAGCATTCCTAGACTAGCAAGTGATTTGGTGGCAAGGAAATTGCCTTTGAGTATGTCCACAAGTATTAATGGAAGGGTCAAGATTTTGGTGATTAAGAAAAGGGTTGGTATACAAATGAATTGCAATATGATAGTTGATTTACAAACGCAAGATGCTAAGAATATGGATTGCAAAAAGAAAGTTTCTCTCTAG
- the LOC142181308 gene encoding uncharacterized protein LOC142181308 yields MDTQPYDFGNTSMEVVYQNMRQIILSEDDKQRIYNPWKYSLIIKLMGKRIVHHYLKRKTQELWKVDENYPLIDLGEDYYTVKLMKEESMIMILHNGPWFIKGYFLSVQKWVPNFVATKASQNYTSVWIRLPQLPTEFYDGIILTKIGNCIGKLLKVDACTSVTLRGGYARLCVELSLDQPIQTFIMIGHHKQRIHYEGEGFLCKACGRLGYSNQSCPHRTFPSGQTNGPATNEASLF; encoded by the coding sequence ATGGACACCCAACCCTATGACTTTGGAAATACTTCAATGGAAGTTGTGTACCAAAATATGAGGCAAATCATCCTGAGTGAGGATGATAAACAGAGAATATATAATCCATGGAAGTACTCGCTAATTATCAAACTCATGGGCAAAAGAATAGTTCATCACTACCTTAAGAGGAAAACTCAAGAGTTATGGAAGGTAGATGAAAATTATCCTCTAATAGACCTAGGGGAAGATTACTATACGGTCAAGTTGATGAAAGAAGAGAGCATGATAATGATTCTACATAATGGTCCATGGTTCATCAAAGGTTACTTCTTATCCGTACAAAAATGGGTTCCAAATTTTGTAGCAACAAAGGCATCCCAAAACTACACATCCGTTTGGATTAGATTGCCACAGCTTCCCACGGAATTTTATGATGGGATCATCCTCACAAAAATTGGGAATTGCATTGGTAAGCTACTGAAAGTGGATGCATGCACATCAGTCACATTAAGGGGAGGGTATGCACGACTCTGTGTGGAATTGTCATTGGACCAGCCGATCCAAACCTTCATTATGATAGGACACCACAAACAACGAATTCACTATGAAGGAGAAGGTTTCTTGTGCAAAGCTTGTGGAAGGTTGGGCTACTCAAATCAAAGTTGCCCACATAGGACTTTTCCAAGTGGACAAACAAATGGACCTGCCACAAATGAGGCATCACTATTTTAA